From one Deltaproteobacteria bacterium genomic stretch:
- a CDS encoding membrane dipeptidase, whose translation MVGMGAPAWLLLSLLAVSDRKLHDRAIVIDAHSDCTQRITYDGIDFSHKQPDMHVDLPKMKAGGLDAQFFSIFVGPWQAKPDAFYAEALRQFDAVHAMIGANAKTIAWARTAADVRRNARRGVISALFGVEGGHALLPGDRPALLQHLRTFYERGARYMTLTWSIASPLGGSSGDDSDGQGLTDAGREIIDEMHRLGMMVDVSHVSDPLFWDAVRYARKPILASHSSSRALANVPRNMTDAMLKAVARNGGAVCVNYGSGFLDEDFFKAEQAIWARTRARGLGPKELWRTVREEVAHLPPVPLAKLIDHIDHMARVAGVDHVCLGSDFDGVPATPAGLEDVSKLPAITAALAKRGYAPADVEKILGGNLLRVLEANEPP comes from the coding sequence ATGGTGGGGATGGGCGCGCCTGCGTGGCTTCTCCTGTCCCTGCTCGCCGTCTCGGACCGCAAGCTGCACGACCGCGCCATCGTGATCGACGCGCACTCGGACTGCACGCAGCGCATCACCTACGACGGCATCGACTTCAGCCACAAGCAGCCGGACATGCACGTCGACCTCCCGAAGATGAAGGCCGGAGGTCTCGACGCGCAGTTCTTCTCGATCTTCGTCGGGCCGTGGCAGGCGAAGCCGGACGCCTTCTACGCGGAAGCGCTGAGACAGTTCGACGCGGTCCACGCGATGATCGGGGCGAATGCCAAGACGATCGCCTGGGCGAGGACGGCCGCCGACGTCCGGCGGAACGCCAGGCGCGGCGTCATCTCCGCCCTCTTCGGGGTCGAAGGCGGCCACGCGCTGCTGCCGGGCGACCGCCCGGCGCTCCTCCAGCATCTGCGCACCTTCTACGAGCGCGGGGCGCGCTACATGACCCTCACCTGGTCGATCGCGAGCCCGCTCGGCGGCTCGTCCGGCGACGACAGCGACGGGCAGGGCCTCACCGACGCTGGCCGCGAGATCATCGACGAGATGCATCGCCTCGGCATGATGGTCGACGTCTCGCACGTCTCCGACCCGCTCTTCTGGGACGCCGTCCGCTACGCGCGAAAGCCGATCCTCGCCTCCCACTCGTCCTCCCGGGCGCTGGCCAACGTGCCGCGCAACATGACCGACGCGATGCTGAAGGCGGTGGCGCGCAACGGCGGGGCGGTGTGCGTGAACTACGGCTCCGGCTTCCTGGACGAGGACTTCTTCAAGGCCGAGCAGGCGATCTGGGCGCGCACGCGAGCGCGCGGGCTCGGGCCGAAGGAGCTCTGGCGGACGGTGCGCGAGGAGGTGGCGCACCTGCCGCCCGTGCCGCTCGCGAAGCTCATCGATCACATCGACCACATGGCGCGGGTGGCCGGCGTCGACCACGTCTGTCTCGGCAGCGACTTCGACGGCGTCCCGGCGACGCCCGCCGGCCTGGAGGACGTCTCCAAGCTTCCCGCCATCACGGCCGCGCTCGCGAAGCGCGGCTACGCGCCGGCGGACGTCGAGAAGATCCTGGGCGGCAACCTCCTGCGCGTCCTCGAGGCGAACGAGCCGCCCTGA